TTACATGCATGCTATTGATGCAGAAAAATCAAAACCTCACACAAAATGGACTCAACAAGGGCGATTGTTCATTTATGACTTGTTAAAAGGTGAAGGTATTGTGCCAACAATCGAACGTGATTATGAGGAGGTTAAATAAATGAACAACAAAACAAAGACTGTCCAACTACACAAATACCACATTCATACGATGGATGAATGTGGGAAAGAGGAAGGTACAACAACAATCAGCTTTGCTGTTTTTACTGAACGTATTGAAAATTTGATTCTGGGTGTTAAATGGATAAATCCGATTGGTTCAGCCGAAGAAATAAAGATCGAAGATATTGTTTATATTGACTTCTTAGGAACTGAAAATGTCGAATTGGATACCGAGATGGGCAAGCATTTAAAAGAGAGTGGTGTGGAAAAATGACAGTGAAACCTTCAGAAAAAAGCAAGTTTGAATTGTACAACGCTGCTTATCTACGTGTATTAGATACAACGTTGACAGAATTAAATGCAGGTGATGAGCAAGCTACATTGCGGAATATAGAGAAGATTATTTGGTACGGTGTTAAGCGTATAATTACGATGCCCGAATATAAGGATTACGAATTAGCGGTTAGTGACTTTCAATTGATTTGTAGCATCAAATCACTGATGGAATGTATGACACTCAAACAATTTATGACTACATTCCCAATTGAAAAAACTTACGATGGTGAAAGATGGGGTGTGAAGGATTATTATTACACGGTTAATTACATCAAAGAGATTGGGTTAAATTCACAAGATGAACTAGGAGAACATACCTTGGAACTGTTAACAGAGTACATGAACCCAGATATACACGATTTGTTCGTAAAGAGCCTAACTACTATGAGTGCTATTCGACGTTATGAGGGACATTTGTCTCTTTTCGAAGAGTTTATGGCTTCTGAAGGACATGGAACAACGAATACCTTTAAGGATCAAACGGGACAAGCTTACTATGTGCGTGATGGAAGACCTGAAAAAATTAAAATGAACAATAAAAATCATTTGATAGTTGTTAAATAGAGGAGTGGGTAATTATGAATGTTAAAAGAATTGAATATATCGGTGAAGGTTGTTCTTTATGGGTTGAGTCTGACCAATTAGATGGAATTTTTCATCTTATGATTACTGAATTTAAGCTGGATGCAAACAGAAATATAGAGGATGAAATCAAGTTTGGTACTGTATTAAGTATTGAAGAAATGAAAGAGTTTCATCGTGTGCTGAGTGAGGCTATAGATCATCAAGAAAGAGCAGCGTTGCAATAAGTAACAATTGTAGGTGGGCTAGGTGAGTAATTGAAAGATATTGTTCAAGAGGATGAAGAATGAATAAACCAAATTCTATAATGGTTCGCCAATAGTTTCACCAAAAGAGGTTTATTAAATTGACAGGATTGACTATTCTGTTGGATATTTATAAGTCTTTAAGTGGGTGTGATCTATCAATTTAATCTCGGGTCCAAAAGATATTTCATAGGTCATTCGGTCCTTCCCCAGTGGGATATACTGATCAACTGTAGGTTCAATTTCAAATGTAATCTGCACTATAAAGCCACGAAAACCGTTTACTCTTTTAGTTTCAATAACTTCAATTTTCCATGGAGTAACATGTGGTGTAACATCCTTGAAAATCTCCGGATAATAATAGCTAGTTAAGTCTTTTTCAATATAAGGAGTAAGCATGATCATGAGCATATCCTGCATCCTAAGTTCGTTAGAGTCTTGAGAGGGTTCATTTATTCCAAATCCTGTCTTTGGAAGGGAAAACAAAATAAAAGTAATTGATATTACTAAAGTAAATAAACCCTTTTTCATTTATTAAATACACCTCTTTAAAAAATTTTATAAATTTATTA
This DNA window, taken from Lysinibacillus sp. FSL M8-0337, encodes the following:
- a CDS encoding DUF3888 domain-containing protein; translated protein: MKKGLFTLVISITFILFSLPKTGFGINEPSQDSNELRMQDMLMIMLTPYIEKDLTSYYYPEIFKDVTPHVTPWKIEVIETKRVNGFRGFIVQITFEIEPTVDQYIPLGKDRMTYEISFGPEIKLIDHTHLKTYKYPTE